A single genomic interval of Oreochromis aureus strain Israel breed Guangdong linkage group 12, ZZ_aureus, whole genome shotgun sequence harbors:
- the vcp gene encoding transitional endoplasmic reticulum ATPase, whose protein sequence is MASGGESKNDDLATAILKQKNRPNRLIVDESINEDNSVVSLSQTKMDELQLFRGDTVLMKGKKRRETVCIVLSDDTCSDEKVRMNRVVRNNLRVRLGDVISIQPCPDVKYGKRIHVLPIDDTVEGITGNLFEVYLKPYFLEAYRPIRKGDIFLVRGGMRAVEFKVVETDPSPYCIVAPDTVIHCEGEPIRREDEEESLNEVGYDDIGGVRKQLAQIKEMVELPLRHPALFKAIGVKPPRGILLYGPPGTGKTLIARAVANETGAFFFLINGPEIMSKLAGESESNLRKAFEEAEKNAPAIIFIDELDAIAPKREKTHGEVERRIVSQLLTLMDGLKQRAHVIVMAATNRPNSIDPALRRFGRFDREVDIGIPDATGRLEILQIHTKNMKLADDVDLEQVANETHGHVGADLAALCSEAALQAIRKKMDLIDLEDETIDAEVMNSLAVTMDDFKWALSQSNPSALRETVVEVPNITWEDIGGLDDVKRELQELVQYPVEHPDKFLKFGMTPSKGVLFYGPPGCGKTLLAKAIANECQANFISIKGPELLTMWFGESEANVREIFDKARQAAPCVLFFDELDSIAKARGGNVGDGGGAADRVINQILTEMDGMSSKKNVFIIGATNRPDIIDPAILRPGRLDQLIYIPLPDEKSRVSILKANLRKSPISKDVDLDFLAKMTNGFSGADLTEICQRACKLAIRESIENEIRRERERQTNPSAMEVEEDDPVPEIRKDHFEEAMRFARRSVSDNDIRKYEMFAQTLQQSRGFGSFRFPSSAAGGSGPSHGSGGTGSNPVFNEDNDDDLYG, encoded by the exons ATGGCTTCGGGAGGGGA ATCCAAAAATGATGATCTCGCAACTGCAATTCTGAAACAGAAGAACCGACCCAACAGACTGATCGTTGATGAATCCATCAATGAAGACAACAGCGTGGTCTCCCTCTCTCAG ACCAAAATGGATGAGCTGCAGCTCTTCCGTGGAGACACAGTGCTGATGAAAGGAAAGAAGAGGCGGGAGACTGTGTGTATTGTGCTGTCTGATGACACCTGTTCTGACGAAAAAGTTCGCATGAACAGGGTGGTCCGCAACAATCTGAGGGTCCGCCTGGGTGACGTCATCAG CATTCAGCCATGTCCTGATGTGAAGTACGGAAAGAGGATTCATGTTCTTCCAATAGATGACACAGTAGAAGGAATTACTGGCAACCTGTTTGAGGTCTACCTGAAGCCATATTTCTTGGAGGCTTACAGGCCAATCCGCAAAG GTGACATTTTCCTGGTCAGAGGAGGAATGCGTGCTGTGGAGTTCAAGGTGGTAGAGACTGACCCATCCCCTTACTGCATCGTTGCTCCTGATACTGTCATTCACTGTGAGGGAGAGCCAATCCGGAGAGAG GATGAGGAAGAGTCCCTGAATGAAGTGGGCTACGATGACATTGGAGGAGTAAGGAAGCAGTTGGCTCAGATCAAAGAGATGGTGGAACTGCCACTCAGGCACCCAGCGCTGTTTAAGGCCATAGGAGTCAAG CCACCACGTGGAATTCTGCTTTACGGACCCCCTGGAACTGGAAAAACTTTGATTGCCAGAGCTGTGGCCAATGAAACAGGAGCTTTCTTCTTTCTGATTAATG GCCCTGAGATCATGAGTAAGCTGGCTGGAGAAAGTGAGAGTAACCTGAGAAAGGCCTTTGAGGAAGCTGAAAAGAATGCTCCTGCCATCATCTTTATCGATGAGCTTGATGCAATTGctccaaagagagaaaag ACTCATGGAGAGGTGGAGAGGCGCATTGTTTCTCAGCTTCTGACTCTTATGGATGGCCTGAAACAGAGAGCTCATGTCATTGTCATGGCTGCCACCAACAGACCCAACAGCATTGATCCAGCTCTCAGGAGATTTG GGCGTTTTGACAGGGAAGTTGACATTGGTATCCCCGATGCTACTGGAAGGTTGGAGATTCTCCAGATTCACACCAAGAACATGAAGCTGGCTGATGATGTTGACTTGGAACAG GTAGCCAATGAGACTCACGGGCATGTGGGTGCAGATCTGGCAGCTCTCTGCTCTGAGGCTGCTCTGCAGGCCATTAGGAAGAAGATGGACCTGATTGACCTTGAGGATGAGACCATTGATGCTGAAGTCATGAACTCTCTTGCTGTCACCATGGATGACTTCAAG TGGGCTCTGAGCCAGAGCAACCCATCAGCCCTGAGAGAGACTGTTGTTGAGGTTCCCAACATTACCTGGGAGGATATTGGTGGTCTGGATGATGTCAAGAGGGAGCTGCAGGAGTTGGTGCAG TACCCAGTGGAGCACCCAGACAAGTTCCTCAAGTTTGGCATGACCCCATCCAAGGGTGTGCTATTCTATGGTCCCCCTGGATGTGGTAAGACTCTGTTGGCCAAAGCCATTGCCAACGAGTGCCAGGCAAACTTCATATCTATCAAAGGACCTGAGTTGCTCACTATGTGGTTTGGAGAGTCTGAGGCTAATGTCAGAGAGATCTTCGACAAG GCTCGTCAAGCAGCCCCATGCGTTCTCTTCTTTGATGAGCTGGACTCCATAGCCAAGGCCCGTGGTGGCAACGTGGGAGATGGCGGTGGAGCTGCAGACCGTGTCATCAACCAGATCCTGACTGAGATGGATGGAATGTCAAGCAAGAAAAACGTCTTTATCATTGGAGCCACAAACAGACCAGACATCATCGACCCTGCCATCCTGAGACCTGGCCGTCTGGATCAGCTCATCTACATCCCCCTGCCTGACGAGAAGAGCAGGGTCAGCATCCTGAAGGCCAACCTCCGCAAGAGTCCCATCAGCAAG GATGTGGACTTGGACTTCCTGGCTAAGATGACCAACGGCTTCTCTGGAGCTGATCTCACAGAGATCTGCCAGCGGGCGTGTAAACTGGCCATCAGGGAGAGCATTGAAAATGAGATccgcagagagagggagaggcagaCCAACCCATCAGCTATG GAGGTAGAAGAGGATGATCCTGTACCGGAGATCAGGAAGGACCACTTTGAAGAGGCAATGCGATTTGCTCGCCGCTCCGTCAGTGACAATGACATTCGCAAATACGAGATGTTCGCTCAGACACTGCAGCAGAGCCGTGGCTTTGGCAGCTTCAG gTTTCCCTCCAGTGCTGCAGGCGGCAGTGGTCCAAGCCATGGCTCTGGTGGAACTGGAAGCAATCCAGTGTTCAACGAAGATAATGATGATGACCTGTATGGATAA
- the fancg gene encoding Fanconi anemia group G protein isoform X2 — protein MYQPPSLLEKWIQENNELVNKCKQEAGGGVVSRDHSQSSLRWCSSEFHKLLRKIQGIPPHVDHTQLELAVVCNTCVCFTAQSQFSEAELLLKEATERVLQMTGNNADTSDPLVLWRAVLKSAGNTALHPHVLYLLCLQWALWLAKCQLENIGELQEEMTSLCETVCDGVGDGSPSEAKRRLAKSPLLVMDPKRLTELLQICTSIAQGAEKLNEGRSSEALSDLQAASAMPATRALVAYTHFLSGSCLAHMNRPQMALQCYKKALETDSRCVCALYRSMLIYRQLGNTQAEIQALRLLHSTLMLPPASEPVLGGIHPISPSLLLSSQSLSRLFSVPSALSVLYSLALKCVLSGRVTEGVEHYLDLLAALHSEDQHAVDAEVSVLPRMLELYLEAGTALLITRRPADCMALCNEVISTTLELVPEKVVLEEPEERIGGDARGLSVEGEDKVAMLLWAAAAYLLQGHCHAHLKDWKQAVTHYTRCINLVVKVRLKNRDFQPQIPAADVNVKHGKDLCALQRMKGLSLAWRGISFTQMDQLREALRDLQLSLQAFPDYTGAGLWCGEVLWRLGRKHEAAACWEKTWSLTTQTSVEKLPLYLQDPQSGPLLDSVELRLRIQELGLT, from the exons ATGTATCAGCCGCCCTCTTTACTCGAGAAGTGGATTCAGGAGAACAACGAGTTGGTAAATAAGTGTAAG CAGGAGGCAGGTGGAGGTGTCGTGAGCCGAGACCACAGCCAGTCCAGCCTGAGGTGGTGTTCCTCTGAATTTCACAAACTTTTGAGGAAAATCCAAG GTATCCCTCCTCATGTAGATCACACACAGCTGGAGTTGGCAGTGGTGTGCAATACGTGTGTATGCTTTACTGCTCAGTCTCAATTTTCAGAAGCTGAGCTGCTCCTCAAAGAAGCCACAGAGCGAG TGTTACAGATGACAGGAAATAACGCTGATACGTCTGATCCACTTGTGTTGTGGAGAGCAGTGCTTAAATCAGCGGGAAACACAGCTTTGCATCCTCATGTTTTGTACCTTCTCTGTCTGCAGTGGGCACTATGGCTGGCCAAATGCCAGCTAGAAAATATAGGGGAATTACAG GAGGAGATGACTTCTCTTTGTGAGACAGTATGTGATGGAGTTGGGGATGGCAGTCCAAGCGAGGCAAAAAGAAGGTTGGCAAAGAGTCCTCTGTTGGTAATGGACCCGAAAAGGCTTACCGAATTATTACAGATCTGCACTTCCATTGCTCAAG GTGCAGAAAAGCTGAATGAGGGTCGGAGTTCAGAAGCGTTGTCTGATCTACAGGCGGCTTCCGCAATGCCAGCTACCAGGGCTCTAGTGGCATATACACACTTTCTTTCAGGCTCCTGCCTCGCTCATATG AACCGCCCACAGATGGCACTGCAGTGTTACAAGAAGGCACTCGAGACAGACTCCCgttgtgtgtgtgctctgtACCGAAGCATGCTCATCTATAGACAGCTGGGAAACACACAGGCTGAGATACAGGCTCTTCGCCTACTGCACTCA ACTTTGATGTTGCCCCCTGCTTCAGAGCCTGTTTTGGGAGGTATCCATCCCATCTCTCCATCCTTACTCCTCAGTAGCCAATCACTAAGCAGGCTGTTTTCAGTCCCGTCTGCCCTAAGTGTCCTTTACAGCCTTGCCCTCAAGTGTGTGCTCAGTGGCAG GGTTACTGAGGGTGTTGAACATTATCTGGATCTGCTGGCTGCTCTTCACTCAGAGGATCAACATGCA GTGGATGCTGAGGTTTCTGTCCTCCCCAGGATGCTGGAACTTTACCTGGAGGCTGGCACTGCCTTGCTCATTACCCGGCGTCCTGCAGATTGCATGGCGCTCTGCAATGAAGTCATCAGCACGACACTGGAGCTGGTGCCAGAGAAAGTGGTGTTGGAAGAGCCAGAGGAAAGAATTGGAGGAGACGCGAGGGGTCTGAGTGTGGAGGGTGAAGATAAGGTGGCGATGCTCCTCTGGGCCGCAGCTGCCTACCTCCTCCAGGGTCACTGCCACGCTCACTTGAAGGACTGGAAACAAGCTGTGACTCATTACACGAG GTGCATCAACCTGGTGGTGAAGGTGCGTTTAAAAAACAGAG ATTTCCAACCACAGATCCCTGCTGCAGATGTGAATGTTAAGCATGGGAAAGATCTGTGTGCCCTGCAAAGAATGAAGGGGCTTTCACTAGCATGGAGGGGTATCAGCTTCACCCAGATGGACCAGCTGAGAGAGGCGCTGAGGGACCTCCAGCTCAGCCTGCAGGCCTTCCCAG ATTATACAGGAGCCGGGCTGTGGTGCGGTGAGGTGCTATGGAGGCTTGGCAGGAAGCATGAGGCAGCAGCTTGCTGGGAAAAGACGTGGAGCCTCACGACTCAAACCTCAGTGGA AAAACTGCCTTTGTACCTACAGGATCCTCAGTCTGGCCCTTTGTTGGACTCTGTGGAGTTGCGGCTTAGAATACAGGAACTTGGCCTTACCTAA
- the fancg gene encoding Fanconi anemia group G protein isoform X1: MYQPPSLLEKWIQENNELVNKCKQQEAGGGVVSRDHSQSSLRWCSSEFHKLLRKIQGIPPHVDHTQLELAVVCNTCVCFTAQSQFSEAELLLKEATERVLQMTGNNADTSDPLVLWRAVLKSAGNTALHPHVLYLLCLQWALWLAKCQLENIGELQEEMTSLCETVCDGVGDGSPSEAKRRLAKSPLLVMDPKRLTELLQICTSIAQGAEKLNEGRSSEALSDLQAASAMPATRALVAYTHFLSGSCLAHMNRPQMALQCYKKALETDSRCVCALYRSMLIYRQLGNTQAEIQALRLLHSTLMLPPASEPVLGGIHPISPSLLLSSQSLSRLFSVPSALSVLYSLALKCVLSGRVTEGVEHYLDLLAALHSEDQHAVDAEVSVLPRMLELYLEAGTALLITRRPADCMALCNEVISTTLELVPEKVVLEEPEERIGGDARGLSVEGEDKVAMLLWAAAAYLLQGHCHAHLKDWKQAVTHYTRCINLVVKVRLKNRDFQPQIPAADVNVKHGKDLCALQRMKGLSLAWRGISFTQMDQLREALRDLQLSLQAFPDYTGAGLWCGEVLWRLGRKHEAAACWEKTWSLTTQTSVEKLPLYLQDPQSGPLLDSVELRLRIQELGLT, encoded by the exons ATGTATCAGCCGCCCTCTTTACTCGAGAAGTGGATTCAGGAGAACAACGAGTTGGTAAATAAGTGTAAG CAGCAGGAGGCAGGTGGAGGTGTCGTGAGCCGAGACCACAGCCAGTCCAGCCTGAGGTGGTGTTCCTCTGAATTTCACAAACTTTTGAGGAAAATCCAAG GTATCCCTCCTCATGTAGATCACACACAGCTGGAGTTGGCAGTGGTGTGCAATACGTGTGTATGCTTTACTGCTCAGTCTCAATTTTCAGAAGCTGAGCTGCTCCTCAAAGAAGCCACAGAGCGAG TGTTACAGATGACAGGAAATAACGCTGATACGTCTGATCCACTTGTGTTGTGGAGAGCAGTGCTTAAATCAGCGGGAAACACAGCTTTGCATCCTCATGTTTTGTACCTTCTCTGTCTGCAGTGGGCACTATGGCTGGCCAAATGCCAGCTAGAAAATATAGGGGAATTACAG GAGGAGATGACTTCTCTTTGTGAGACAGTATGTGATGGAGTTGGGGATGGCAGTCCAAGCGAGGCAAAAAGAAGGTTGGCAAAGAGTCCTCTGTTGGTAATGGACCCGAAAAGGCTTACCGAATTATTACAGATCTGCACTTCCATTGCTCAAG GTGCAGAAAAGCTGAATGAGGGTCGGAGTTCAGAAGCGTTGTCTGATCTACAGGCGGCTTCCGCAATGCCAGCTACCAGGGCTCTAGTGGCATATACACACTTTCTTTCAGGCTCCTGCCTCGCTCATATG AACCGCCCACAGATGGCACTGCAGTGTTACAAGAAGGCACTCGAGACAGACTCCCgttgtgtgtgtgctctgtACCGAAGCATGCTCATCTATAGACAGCTGGGAAACACACAGGCTGAGATACAGGCTCTTCGCCTACTGCACTCA ACTTTGATGTTGCCCCCTGCTTCAGAGCCTGTTTTGGGAGGTATCCATCCCATCTCTCCATCCTTACTCCTCAGTAGCCAATCACTAAGCAGGCTGTTTTCAGTCCCGTCTGCCCTAAGTGTCCTTTACAGCCTTGCCCTCAAGTGTGTGCTCAGTGGCAG GGTTACTGAGGGTGTTGAACATTATCTGGATCTGCTGGCTGCTCTTCACTCAGAGGATCAACATGCA GTGGATGCTGAGGTTTCTGTCCTCCCCAGGATGCTGGAACTTTACCTGGAGGCTGGCACTGCCTTGCTCATTACCCGGCGTCCTGCAGATTGCATGGCGCTCTGCAATGAAGTCATCAGCACGACACTGGAGCTGGTGCCAGAGAAAGTGGTGTTGGAAGAGCCAGAGGAAAGAATTGGAGGAGACGCGAGGGGTCTGAGTGTGGAGGGTGAAGATAAGGTGGCGATGCTCCTCTGGGCCGCAGCTGCCTACCTCCTCCAGGGTCACTGCCACGCTCACTTGAAGGACTGGAAACAAGCTGTGACTCATTACACGAG GTGCATCAACCTGGTGGTGAAGGTGCGTTTAAAAAACAGAG ATTTCCAACCACAGATCCCTGCTGCAGATGTGAATGTTAAGCATGGGAAAGATCTGTGTGCCCTGCAAAGAATGAAGGGGCTTTCACTAGCATGGAGGGGTATCAGCTTCACCCAGATGGACCAGCTGAGAGAGGCGCTGAGGGACCTCCAGCTCAGCCTGCAGGCCTTCCCAG ATTATACAGGAGCCGGGCTGTGGTGCGGTGAGGTGCTATGGAGGCTTGGCAGGAAGCATGAGGCAGCAGCTTGCTGGGAAAAGACGTGGAGCCTCACGACTCAAACCTCAGTGGA AAAACTGCCTTTGTACCTACAGGATCCTCAGTCTGGCCCTTTGTTGGACTCTGTGGAGTTGCGGCTTAGAATACAGGAACTTGGCCTTACCTAA